One Streptococcus sp. zg-86 DNA window includes the following coding sequences:
- the glgB gene encoding 1,4-alpha-glucan branching protein GlgB yields the protein MTFTDLDLYYLHTGEHTSLYEKLGAHIIKEKNKILGTEFRVFAPNAQTIFVVGSFNNWQKTHPMQRELDGVFQLYIDGLKSLEDYKYLIVTHDGRELYKADPYAFYSQLRPNTASITYNPRYKFKDEKWMYERVNYDFKEAPFSVYEVHLGSWKQKLVNEDGANPFYTYKELTPLLIDYVKEHQFTHIELLPITEHPLDASWGYQVTGYYSPTSRYGKPDELKYLIDQCHQAGIGVILDWVPLHFCKDAHGLYQFDGSWLYEYEVEGDRENQQWGTANFDLGKGVTRSFLLSNIKYWLNEFHFDGIRVDALSYLLYWRGETEDDKLNHTAIDFIKRVNALIHTEYKGVVMIAEDSSSYPKVTHALEEGGLGFDMKWDLGWMNDTLKHMERPSIFRKHHAKEITFGMYYNQSEQFILPLSHDEVVHGKLSIVNKMNGDYEDKFHLARAYYSYFFAHPGKKLLFMGNEWGHIREWHEYTQMDWSLLDFPIHQSFAQMMKTLTNFYRQHDAFWKYDYQVHEKGFKWAKILEEANCYAFCRYSDEEEILVVNNFNDQEVYDLQLDLPEGAEYQLVFSSNAIPTETFTLKADKDGARITIPRLTTYYLSRLDSSADSD from the coding sequence ATGACCTTCACAGATCTTGATTTATATTATTTGCATACTGGTGAACATACCAGTCTTTATGAAAAATTGGGAGCGCATATCATCAAGGAAAAAAATAAAATCCTTGGAACTGAATTTCGTGTCTTTGCACCCAATGCTCAAACAATCTTTGTGGTGGGGAGCTTTAATAATTGGCAAAAGACCCACCCGATGCAGCGCGAACTAGACGGTGTTTTCCAACTCTATATTGACGGACTAAAGTCGCTTGAAGATTACAAGTATCTCATCGTCACCCATGACGGCAGAGAACTCTATAAGGCTGATCCCTATGCTTTCTATAGCCAACTCCGGCCCAATACCGCTTCAATTACCTACAATCCTCGCTATAAATTTAAAGATGAGAAATGGATGTATGAACGGGTCAACTATGATTTTAAAGAAGCACCTTTTTCTGTCTATGAAGTCCATCTCGGCTCTTGGAAGCAAAAACTGGTAAATGAAGACGGTGCAAATCCCTTTTATACTTACAAAGAATTAACGCCCCTACTCATCGACTATGTCAAAGAGCATCAATTTACCCATATTGAACTCTTGCCCATCACAGAACACCCGCTAGACGCTTCTTGGGGCTACCAGGTGACTGGTTACTACAGTCCAACCAGTCGTTACGGTAAACCAGACGAGTTGAAATACCTCATTGACCAATGCCACCAAGCAGGAATTGGTGTGATTCTTGACTGGGTACCTCTCCACTTCTGCAAGGATGCCCATGGGCTCTACCAATTTGACGGTAGCTGGCTCTATGAATACGAGGTTGAGGGCGACCGAGAAAACCAACAGTGGGGTACAGCCAATTTTGACCTTGGAAAAGGTGTCACACGCTCCTTCCTCTTATCCAACATCAAATACTGGCTAAACGAATTTCATTTTGACGGTATTCGTGTTGATGCCTTGTCTTATCTCCTCTATTGGCGAGGGGAAACAGAAGATGACAAGCTCAACCACACAGCTATTGATTTTATCAAACGGGTCAATGCCTTGATTCATACCGAATACAAGGGTGTGGTGATGATTGCTGAAGACTCTTCGAGTTATCCAAAGGTTACGCATGCCCTTGAAGAAGGCGGACTTGGCTTTGACATGAAATGGGACTTGGGCTGGATGAATGATACGCTGAAACATATGGAGCGACCATCTATTTTCCGCAAACACCATGCCAAGGAAATTACATTTGGAATGTACTACAACCAGAGTGAGCAATTCATTCTTCCCCTCTCCCATGACGAAGTGGTTCATGGAAAACTGTCTATTGTCAATAAAATGAACGGTGACTACGAAGACAAATTCCATCTGGCGCGTGCTTATTACAGTTACTTCTTTGCCCATCCCGGTAAAAAACTACTCTTTATGGGAAATGAATGGGGCCATATTCGCGAATGGCATGAGTATACCCAAATGGACTGGAGCCTACTCGACTTTCCAATCCATCAATCCTTTGCTCAAATGATGAAGACCCTCACCAACTTCTACCGTCAGCATGATGCTTTCTGGAAGTATGATTACCAAGTCCATGAAAAAGGCTTTAAATGGGCAAAAATCCTAGAAGAAGCCAACTGCTATGCATTTTGCCGTTACAGCGACGAGGAAGAAATCCTAGTCGTCAATAACTTCAATGATCAAGAGGTTTACGATTTGCAACTGGATCTCCCAGAAGGGGCTGAGTACCAACTAGTCTTTTCTTCCAATGCCATTCCAACCGAAACTTTCACATTGAAAGCAGATAAAGACGGCGCACGCATCACCATACCACGCTTAACGACCTACTATCTTAGCCGCCTAGACAGTTCAGCAGATAGTGACTAG
- the pyrF gene encoding orotidine-5'-phosphate decarboxylase, whose product MREKRPVIALDFPAFDQVKAFLALFPSDESLYVKVGMELYYAAGPEIIRYIKNLGHSIFLDLKLHDIPNTVESAMRVLADLEVDMTNVHAAGGVEMMKAAKRGLGESAILIAVTQLTSTSEEQMQADQNIQSSLQESVLHYAQKTYEAGLDGVVCSAQEAAAIKQVTSEDFVCLTPGIRPKGAAVGDQKRVVSPADAYRIGSDYIVVGRPITQAIDPVQAYRTIYKEWNQL is encoded by the coding sequence ATGAGAGAAAAACGTCCCGTGATTGCTCTTGATTTTCCAGCTTTTGATCAGGTCAAAGCCTTTTTAGCCCTTTTTCCCAGTGATGAAAGTCTGTATGTCAAGGTCGGCATGGAATTATATTATGCGGCTGGTCCAGAAATAATCCGTTATATCAAGAATTTGGGGCATAGCATTTTCCTAGATTTGAAACTGCATGATATCCCAAATACCGTCGAATCAGCTATGCGGGTTCTAGCAGATTTGGAAGTTGATATGACAAATGTGCATGCGGCTGGTGGTGTCGAAATGATGAAAGCAGCTAAGCGTGGCTTGGGGGAATCAGCCATTTTGATAGCGGTGACCCAGTTGACTTCGACTTCTGAAGAGCAGATGCAAGCAGACCAAAATATCCAAAGCAGTTTACAAGAATCAGTCTTACATTATGCTCAAAAGACCTATGAAGCTGGTCTAGACGGTGTGGTATGTTCGGCTCAGGAAGCGGCAGCTATCAAGCAAGTGACCTCTGAAGACTTTGTTTGTTTGACCCCAGGAATTCGTCCGAAGGGTGCAGCAGTCGGAGACCAAAAGCGAGTAGTCAGTCCAGCAGATGCCTATCGGATTGGGAGTGACTATATCGTTGTCGGTCGTCCGATTACGCAGGCAATAGACCCTGTTCAAGCCTACCGCACTATTTATAAAGAATGGAATCAACTATAG
- the glgD gene encoding glucose-1-phosphate adenylyltransferase subunit GlgD: MLRNTLGIVNIEGNNVHFGDVMDHRGVQAFGFLGRYRLIDFVLSNMSNSGISDFQVYMPAKMRSTIQHVGTGKHYNINSKRGKLRLLNSATDFNSIYQHDIKAFSDHIHYIENSNKEYVLIAPSYFIYSQDYSKLLDEHLATKADITVLYKNVTNAKENFIGCQTLKFGEDKRIIEFEENHGKYKNRPVSLEAYFMKRTLFVELIKRANKVSSLYWLKDILRDVVEQYKIVGYAHRDFVACINTVEAYFQTQLDLIDQDTRKLLFKHNWPIHTQTSDSSPCLYGPLADVKRSLISNGGNINGQVENSVIDRDVVIEEGVVIKNSIILNGVTIKSGANIENAIIDKATTIAHPVDIKGSATAPAYLKAYQVI; this comes from the coding sequence ATGCTAAGAAATACATTAGGAATTGTCAATATCGAAGGAAATAATGTGCATTTTGGAGATGTCATGGATCACCGCGGCGTTCAAGCCTTTGGTTTCTTGGGACGCTACCGCTTAATCGACTTTGTTCTATCCAACATGTCCAACTCTGGAATCAGTGATTTCCAAGTCTATATGCCAGCAAAAATGCGCTCAACCATTCAGCACGTCGGAACTGGTAAACATTACAACATCAACAGTAAACGTGGAAAATTACGCTTGCTCAACAGCGCAACAGATTTTAACTCAATCTATCAACACGATATCAAGGCCTTCTCAGACCATATCCACTACATTGAAAATTCAAATAAGGAATATGTCCTGATTGCGCCGTCCTACTTTATCTACAGCCAAGACTACTCAAAATTACTAGACGAACATTTAGCAACCAAGGCTGATATTACTGTCTTGTATAAAAATGTCACAAATGCCAAAGAAAACTTCATCGGCTGCCAAACCCTCAAATTTGGCGAAGACAAACGGATTATTGAATTTGAAGAAAATCACGGTAAATACAAGAACCGTCCTGTTTCCCTTGAAGCCTACTTCATGAAACGAACGCTCTTTGTCGAGCTAATCAAACGTGCCAATAAGGTCTCTTCTCTCTACTGGCTCAAAGACATTTTACGAGACGTTGTCGAGCAGTACAAGATTGTGGGCTATGCCCATCGCGATTTTGTTGCTTGTATCAATACTGTTGAAGCCTACTTCCAAACGCAGCTTGACCTCATTGATCAAGATACACGGAAATTACTCTTCAAGCACAACTGGCCAATCCATACACAAACAAGCGACAGCTCTCCATGTCTTTACGGACCACTGGCAGATGTCAAACGTAGCTTGATTTCAAATGGTGGAAATATCAATGGTCAGGTAGAAAATTCCGTCATCGACCGGGATGTCGTCATCGAAGAAGGCGTTGTGATTAAAAATTCTATCATTCTAAACGGTGTAACCATCAAGAGCGGTGCCAATATTGAAAATGCTATTATTGATAAGGCAACCACTATTGCCCACCCAGTTGACATTAAAGGAAGTGCGACAGCACCTGCCTATCTGAAAGCCTATCAAGTTATCTAG
- a CDS encoding LysR family transcriptional regulator, protein MRIQQLHYIIKIAETGSMNEAAKQLFITQPSLSNAVRDLEKEMGIEIFYRNPKGITLTRDGMEFLSYARQVVEQTELLEERYKNPGAKRQLFSVSSQHYAFVVNAFVSLLKETDMEDYELFLRETRTWEIIDDVKNFRSEIGVLFLNSFNRDVLLKLLDDHRLSHTHLFTARPHVFVSKTNPLAQKELISLEDLADFPYLSYEQGIHNSFYFSEEILSQEHHKKSIVVSDRATLFNLLIGLDGYTIATGILNSNLNGDNIVSIPLDYDDEIELVYIQHEKTILSEMGEKFISYLLDEVKFDGN, encoded by the coding sequence ATGAGAATCCAACAATTACACTACATCATTAAAATTGCTGAAACAGGCAGCATGAACGAAGCTGCCAAACAACTCTTTATCACCCAACCTAGCCTATCCAACGCTGTTCGCGATTTGGAAAAAGAAATGGGTATTGAGATTTTTTACCGCAATCCCAAAGGCATTACCTTGACCAGAGACGGTATGGAATTTCTCTCCTATGCCCGACAAGTCGTGGAGCAGACTGAACTCCTAGAAGAACGCTATAAAAATCCCGGCGCAAAACGCCAACTCTTTAGTGTCTCTTCTCAGCATTACGCCTTTGTGGTCAACGCCTTTGTTTCTCTGCTAAAAGAAACAGATATGGAAGACTACGAACTCTTTTTACGGGAAACACGGACTTGGGAAATTATCGATGATGTGAAGAATTTCCGTTCTGAAATCGGTGTCCTCTTTTTAAATAGCTTTAACCGAGATGTCCTCTTAAAGCTACTTGATGACCACCGCCTAAGCCATACCCACCTCTTTACAGCAAGACCCCATGTCTTTGTCAGCAAGACCAATCCCCTCGCCCAAAAAGAACTCATTAGCCTAGAAGATTTGGCAGATTTTCCCTACCTCAGCTACGAGCAAGGAATCCACAATTCTTTCTACTTCTCAGAAGAGATTCTATCTCAAGAACACCATAAAAAATCAATTGTTGTCTCCGACCGTGCAACCCTATTCAACCTACTAATCGGACTAGACGGCTACACGATTGCTACAGGGATTTTAAATTCCAATTTAAATGGTGATAATATTGTCTCGATTCCTCTTGACTATGATGACGAGATTGAATTAGTCTACATTCAGCATGAAAAGACCATTCTTTCTGAAATGGGTGAAAAATTTATCAGCTACCTCCTAGACGAAGTCAAGTTTGATGGAAACTAG
- a CDS encoding dihydroorotate dehydrogenase electron transfer subunit, translated as MILKEMMTVVRQDCLAPKIFSLILKGEMVREMKPGQFLHLRVPDQAMLLRRPISISEIDVDRQEARLIYRVEGQGTAVFSQMQAGDEIDVMGPLGNGFSLDHLESGQTILVIGGGIGVPPLVELAKQAHQRGVKVVSVIGFADRQAVILEEELQRYGQVFVTTDNGSYGQKGYVSTIVDDLSQAFDAVYACGAPAMMTYVDQRFEDHPHAYLSLEARMACGMGACYACVVRPKGGKEHENKRVCKEGPVFPTGSLVL; from the coding sequence ATGATTCTAAAAGAGATGATGACCGTTGTTCGTCAAGATTGCTTGGCCCCGAAAATATTTTCTCTCATTCTAAAAGGAGAAATGGTGAGAGAGATGAAGCCTGGTCAATTTCTTCATTTGCGGGTACCAGATCAGGCCATGCTTCTCCGACGTCCCATTTCGATTTCAGAAATTGATGTTGATCGGCAAGAAGCCCGTTTGATTTATCGGGTGGAAGGTCAGGGCACCGCTGTTTTTTCTCAGATGCAGGCAGGCGATGAGATTGATGTCATGGGGCCACTTGGAAATGGCTTTTCTCTTGATCATCTAGAATCAGGCCAAACCATTCTCGTTATCGGAGGTGGCATTGGTGTTCCTCCCTTGGTGGAACTTGCCAAACAAGCTCATCAAAGAGGAGTCAAGGTGGTTTCTGTAATTGGGTTTGCTGATCGTCAGGCGGTCATTTTAGAAGAGGAATTGCAACGCTACGGTCAAGTATTTGTCACGACGGATAATGGTAGCTATGGTCAAAAAGGCTATGTTTCGACAATCGTTGATGACTTGTCCCAAGCGTTTGATGCAGTTTATGCCTGCGGAGCGCCGGCTATGATGACCTATGTGGACCAGCGTTTTGAAGATCATCCGCATGCCTATCTCTCTCTTGAGGCTCGTATGGCCTGTGGAATGGGAGCTTGCTACGCCTGTGTAGTTCGTCCTAAAGGTGGCAAGGAACATGAAAATAAGCGTGTCTGTAAGGAAGGTCCCGTCTTTCCAACAGGTAGTCTTGTATTGTGA
- a CDS encoding dihydroorotate dehydrogenase produces MTENRLKISLPGLDLKNPIIPASGCFGFGQEYADYFDLNRLGSIMIKATTQAPRYGNPTPRVAETPSGMLNAIGLQNPGVDAVLAEKLPWLAQHFPDLPIIANVAGFSNEEYAYVAGKISQAKNVKAIELNISCPNVDHGNHGLLIGQVPELAYEAVKAAVATSSVPVYVKLTPSVADISLLAKAAEDAGASGLTMINTLVGMRFNLKTRKPIIANGTGGMSGPAVFPVALKLIRQVAQVTDLPIIGMGGIDSAEKAIEMMIAGASAIGVGTANFTDPFACPSIIEDLPREMDKYGITSLEDLRRDIRQELRSSLG; encoded by the coding sequence ATGACAGAAAATCGTTTGAAAATCTCCCTACCAGGACTTGACTTGAAAAATCCGATTATCCCAGCTTCAGGCTGTTTTGGTTTCGGTCAGGAATACGCAGACTATTTTGATTTGAATCGCCTTGGCTCCATTATGATTAAGGCGACGACCCAAGCACCTCGCTATGGCAATCCAACGCCACGAGTGGCTGAAACCCCGTCTGGGATGCTCAATGCCATTGGTCTACAAAATCCCGGTGTCGATGCAGTTCTTGCAGAGAAATTACCCTGGCTGGCACAGCATTTTCCAGATCTTCCCATTATCGCAAATGTCGCCGGCTTCTCCAATGAAGAATATGCCTATGTGGCTGGAAAAATTTCCCAAGCTAAGAATGTAAAAGCAATCGAACTAAATATTTCCTGTCCCAATGTAGATCACGGCAATCATGGTCTCTTGATTGGTCAGGTGCCAGAATTAGCCTATGAAGCGGTGAAAGCTGCGGTGGCAACCTCCAGCGTGCCTGTCTATGTCAAATTGACTCCTAGTGTGGCAGATATTAGCTTACTGGCAAAAGCAGCAGAAGATGCAGGAGCAAGTGGCTTGACCATGATTAACACCCTAGTGGGGATGCGGTTTAATCTAAAAACTCGCAAGCCAATTATTGCCAATGGGACAGGCGGTATGTCAGGCCCTGCGGTCTTTCCTGTTGCACTAAAGCTGATTCGTCAAGTGGCTCAAGTAACGGATCTTCCTATTATTGGCATGGGCGGGATTGATTCTGCTGAAAAAGCGATTGAGATGATGATTGCGGGCGCTTCAGCCATTGGTGTTGGGACAGCCAATTTTACTGATCCCTTTGCTTGTCCAAGCATTATCGAGGATTTGCCAAGGGAAATGGACAAATATGGTATCACAAGCTTGGAAGACTTGCGCCGTGACATTCGTCAGGAATTGCGTTCTTCGTTAGGATAG
- a CDS encoding glucose-1-phosphate adenylyltransferase translates to MAQNKLLAMILAGGRGTRLEGLTKKVAKPAVAFGGKYRIIDFPLSNCANSGIDIVGVLTQYEPVLLNSYVAQSQRWGLDVQGSGVFVLPPSEKIEGFGLYKGTADAITQNIDFVDLHDPEYVLILSGDHIYKMNYDKLLDTHIQNEADATIAVIEVPMKEASRFGIMNTDSQYRIEEFEEKPAKPKSNLASMGIYIFTWKTLRKYLLEDDKLDTSSHDFGHDIIPKYLADGKRLYAHPFRGYWKDVGTVNSLWESNMDLIDHADDLDLSDSSWRIYSEDSGSPAQVIGSNATVRSAYIDKGAIIEGSVEHSVVSTNVLVNHGASVKNSVLLPGATIGENVQLDYAIVAENVKIAEGTKLSGTADSILLIDKNVSK, encoded by the coding sequence TTGGCACAAAATAAATTATTAGCAATGATTCTTGCCGGCGGACGTGGAACGCGCTTGGAAGGCTTGACCAAAAAAGTTGCAAAACCTGCTGTTGCATTCGGTGGAAAATACCGCATTATTGACTTCCCTCTCAGTAACTGTGCAAACTCAGGAATTGACATTGTTGGTGTTTTAACGCAATACGAGCCTGTCCTACTCAACTCTTACGTTGCCCAATCTCAACGTTGGGGATTAGATGTGCAAGGCTCTGGTGTCTTTGTGCTTCCTCCAAGTGAAAAAATTGAAGGATTCGGTCTCTACAAGGGAACAGCCGATGCTATTACACAAAATATCGACTTCGTTGACTTGCACGATCCAGAATATGTCCTCATCTTATCTGGTGACCACATTTACAAGATGAACTATGACAAATTGTTGGACACTCATATCCAAAACGAAGCAGATGCAACGATTGCCGTTATCGAAGTACCGATGAAAGAAGCATCACGTTTTGGTATCATGAATACCGATAGCCAGTACCGTATCGAAGAATTCGAAGAAAAACCAGCTAAGCCAAAGAGCAATCTCGCTTCAATGGGAATTTACATCTTTACTTGGAAGACCCTCCGGAAATATCTTCTTGAAGATGATAAGCTAGATACGTCATCACACGACTTTGGGCACGATATTATTCCAAAATACTTGGCAGACGGCAAGCGCCTCTATGCTCACCCATTCCGTGGCTACTGGAAAGATGTAGGAACTGTCAACAGCCTTTGGGAATCGAACATGGACTTGATTGACCATGCCGATGACCTAGACCTATCTGATTCATCTTGGAGAATCTACTCAGAAGACTCTGGCTCTCCTGCCCAAGTTATCGGTTCAAACGCAACTGTCCGTAGCGCTTATATCGACAAGGGAGCAATTATTGAGGGAAGTGTTGAACATTCTGTCGTTTCAACAAATGTACTGGTTAACCACGGAGCTTCCGTAAAAAATTCTGTCCTACTACCTGGCGCTACGATTGGTGAAAATGTACAATTAGATTATGCCATTGTTGCGGAAAATGTGAAGATTGCAGAAGGAACCAAACTATCCGGTACTGCTGACTCTATTCTCTTGATTGATAAAAACGTAAGCAAGTAA
- the glgA gene encoding glycogen synthase GlgA → MSKKSVLFVASEGLPFIKTGGLADVIGSLPKELVKQGMDVRVVLPLYLKIAVHHHADFDYVSSFDVRAGDIQSMANVYQQVVDGVTFYFIEHRDFFERKDLYGYDDDAMRFGFFQHATCRLLEALHFFPDVIHSHDWHTAAIPFLCRTFYSYREEFRAIKHVFTIHNLAFQGIFNKQALWSALGMDYSYYVDGIARFHDDCISFMKLGILYADKVTTVSETYAQEILTEEFGEHMQHVLELRRHDLLGIVNGIDYDTWNSQTDEYLSHHYSLETIHNKKANKLALQAQFGLPQDEHVILIGIVSRLTWQKGFYLLTEVLNQLLQAHVQFVILGNGESDIEHAFHYFKDAYPDKFAFYQGYNEPLAHQIYAASDLFLMPSMFEPCGISQLISMHYGTLPLVRETGGLRDTVLPYNGMTKEGRGFSFWGKDAYNMKQVYDLALDTYYNRPEDWQQLIRQAMTADVSWTASASRYIDLYNEITY, encoded by the coding sequence ATGTCCAAAAAATCTGTTCTCTTTGTCGCTTCAGAAGGTCTTCCCTTTATCAAAACAGGTGGATTGGCTGATGTGATTGGCTCCTTGCCCAAAGAATTGGTCAAACAAGGAATGGATGTGCGAGTTGTTCTCCCACTCTATCTCAAAATCGCTGTTCATCATCATGCAGACTTTGACTATGTTTCGAGTTTTGATGTACGGGCAGGCGATATCCAGTCTATGGCCAATGTCTACCAACAAGTGGTGGACGGGGTTACCTTCTACTTCATCGAACACCGTGACTTTTTTGAGCGCAAAGATCTCTACGGCTACGATGACGATGCCATGCGCTTTGGTTTCTTTCAACACGCAACCTGTCGCTTGTTAGAAGCACTCCACTTCTTCCCAGATGTCATTCATAGCCATGACTGGCACACGGCTGCCATTCCATTCCTATGTCGGACTTTTTATAGCTATCGTGAAGAATTTCGTGCCATCAAGCATGTCTTTACCATTCACAATCTAGCCTTCCAGGGAATTTTCAACAAACAAGCTCTCTGGTCAGCTTTGGGAATGGATTACAGCTACTATGTAGACGGTATTGCCCGCTTCCATGATGACTGTATCAGCTTTATGAAATTAGGGATTCTCTACGCAGATAAGGTAACTACCGTATCTGAAACCTATGCGCAGGAAATCCTAACAGAAGAATTTGGCGAACACATGCAGCATGTCTTAGAATTGCGCCGCCATGACCTATTAGGAATTGTCAATGGAATTGACTACGATACCTGGAATAGCCAGACAGATGAGTACCTGTCACACCACTACTCACTGGAAACCATTCACAATAAAAAGGCAAATAAACTAGCCCTTCAAGCCCAGTTTGGCTTGCCACAAGATGAACACGTCATCTTAATCGGTATCGTATCTCGCCTAACCTGGCAAAAAGGCTTCTATCTCTTAACAGAAGTCCTCAACCAGCTCTTACAGGCCCATGTACAGTTTGTCATTCTTGGAAATGGAGAATCAGACATCGAACATGCCTTCCACTATTTCAAAGATGCCTATCCGGATAAATTTGCCTTCTATCAAGGCTACAATGAACCCCTAGCACACCAGATTTACGCAGCGAGTGATCTCTTTCTCATGCCATCTATGTTTGAACCATGTGGCATCAGTCAGCTGATTTCTATGCACTATGGTACACTCCCACTTGTCCGTGAGACCGGGGGCTTGCGCGATACCGTCCTTCCTTACAATGGTATGACCAAAGAAGGGCGTGGCTTTAGTTTCTGGGGCAAGGATGCCTACAACATGAAGCAAGTATATGATTTAGCCCTTGATACCTACTATAATCGTCCAGAAGATTGGCAACAATTGATTCGTCAAGCCATGACAGCTGATGTCAGCTGGACAGCCTCTGCTAGCCGCTATATCGATCTCTATAATGAAATCACCTACTAA
- the pyrE gene encoding orotate phosphoribosyltransferase produces the protein MTLSREIAAHLLDIKAVYLQPEEPFTWASGIKSPIYTDNRITLSYPDTRSLIENGFVEKIKEEFPEVEVIAGTATAGIPHGAIIADRMNLPFAYIRSKPKDHGAGNQVEGRIVKGQKMVVIEDLISTGGSVLDAVAAAEREGADVLGVVAIFTYELPKADANFEQAGVKLVTLSNYTELIKVAKVQGYINADGLTLLKKFKENQETWQD, from the coding sequence ATGACATTATCAAGAGAAATTGCAGCACACTTGCTCGATATTAAGGCCGTATATTTGCAACCAGAAGAACCATTTACTTGGGCATCTGGCATTAAATCACCGATTTACACAGACAATCGGATTACCCTTTCTTATCCAGATACTCGTAGCTTGATTGAAAATGGTTTTGTTGAAAAAATCAAAGAAGAATTTCCTGAAGTAGAAGTGATTGCAGGAACTGCAACTGCAGGAATTCCTCATGGAGCGATTATTGCAGACCGAATGAACTTGCCATTTGCTTATATTCGTAGCAAACCAAAAGACCACGGAGCAGGCAATCAGGTAGAAGGTCGCATCGTGAAAGGGCAAAAGATGGTCGTGATTGAAGACCTGATTTCGACTGGCGGTTCTGTACTTGATGCAGTAGCAGCAGCAGAGCGTGAGGGTGCAGATGTCTTAGGTGTGGTCGCTATTTTCACCTATGAATTGCCAAAGGCGGATGCTAATTTTGAGCAAGCAGGTGTGAAATTGGTGACCTTATCGAACTATACTGAGCTGATCAAGGTAGCCAAGGTACAGGGGTACATCAATGCGGACGGTTTGACCTTGCTGAAGAAATTTAAGGAAAACCAAGAAACGTGGCAGGATTAG